The window AAATGGGATACCTTATGTTTTTGGGAGTAGCAAGTTTATGTTTTGGTAGTACCAAAACCCGCTTGCTCCCCGAATAGGGAGAAGAAATCCCGCCGGTCTGGAATGAAATCATAATGAAAAATGACATTGAGAACGAAAGTATGAACACGATAAAAAAGGGAGGAAGACCCGCCAAGAAACTGGGAGAAAAACGCAAGTACACCGTCAGCGTGAAACTCGACACGAGGGAGTATATCTCGCTAAGGACAAAGGCAAACAGTGCAGGGATCAGCAGGAGTGAATTTATCCGGCAGTCCATATCTGGGAGCATGATCCGTCCACGGATAACCCCCGAACTGAACGGCCATATCCGCAAGCTGTCGGGGATGGGGAACAACCTGAACCAGATCGCAAGGAGAGCGAATGCCGAGGGGTACGCCAATGCAAGGGGGGAATATCTCCGTCTGGCAGTCAAGATCGATGACCTGATAGAAACTTTACGCAATGATGGCTAAGATCACAAAGGGAAGTTCATTCAAGGGCGTAATAAAATACGTCATCGATGAAAAGAAAGAGACACGGATACTCAATTCGGACGGCTTACGGCTGAAAAACCTGAATACCGTCATCGACGGCTTTGTAACGCAGGCAGGGATGAACGGCAGGGTATCGAAACCGGTCGGGCATGTCTCGCTCGATTTTTCGGCACAGGACAAGGAAAAGCTATCCGACAAGGTGATGGTAAGAATCGCCCATGATTACATGCAGCGGATGGGGATCACCGGTACACAATACATCATTGCCAGGCATTTCGACAAGGAACACCCGCACATCCATCTTGTCTTTAATCGGGTTGACAATAACGGCAAGACCATATCCGACAGTAACGACCGTTACCGGAGCGAGAAGATCTGCAAGGAATTGACGCACAAGTACGGATTATACTATTCCACGGGCAAGGAGAATGTGAAGCAACACCGCCTGCGTGAGCCGGACAAGACCAGATACGAGATATACGAAGCCCTTAAAACTTCCGTCCCGAGGTGCAGGGACTGGAAACAATTGATAAGAGAACTTGAAAGATCAGGAATCAGGACGGAATTCAAGACCAAAGGCAATACCACCACCGTGGAGGGAGTAAAATTCAGAAAGGGAGGGTACACGTTCAACGGCTCGAAAGTGGACAGGATGTTCAGTTACTCGAAAATCGACTACCAATTAAAACAGAACGTCCGACAGTCCATGCGGCAGGATCAGGCACAATCGATATCGGCAACGGTACACAACAGTACAGAATCCATTGTATCGGGATTGGGAGGACTGTTCGACATCCGGCCTGCAAGCGGGCATGATGACGATCAGGCATACCTGTACCAGCAACCGAAAAAAAAGAAGAAACGCAGGTACGGCCGGCAGATGTAGTCTACATAATGCAGTCAATATCTCAATAAGTCATGGCATCATGATCTCATTAAATAGTACTTCAATGCATAAATGCAAGGGTGCAATAAAATATCAAGGTAATAACACAATAACACATTAAAGAAATGAAGAATAAAGACGTAAACGAGATATACACGCTTTTCGAGGAAATCAGGGAGATTGTAAAGGCAGGGAACAGTAATAGCGCTCCCACCCAACCCGAAATACTCGGCTTGTCGGCCATCGACGAGTTATCCGGTAAACTGGATGAAGCCATCAGAGAAATCCGCAAACCGGTTAGGACTGAATACCACCATATTTTCAGTATCGCTTCCAGTAAGGTATTTTACGGGATGATCGGGTTATGTATCATGTGCCTAATTTTATTTTTCATCGTATTCTACCAGCAGAAAGAAATCACTACCTGCAAGGACAACGATTTAAAGTACCGTTACGTCCAGATGCAGGGAGAAATCACCCCTGCAGGTGTAAACGATCTCGACAGTATTTTCGAGAACCGGAGGGATAGCGTGAGAATGATCCGTAAACTGGTGAAACAGCACGAAAAAGCAGTTATCGAAAAAACCAGAAGGTTGGAAAGGGCAAGGCTGAAAGAACTGGAAGCAGAGCAGTTGAGACAGGATGTGGAAAATTTCAAACACAAAAAATAAATTTCACAGCGATCAAAAAACACACTTTTGTGTGTTGTGTACACTATTTTTCTTCACGACCTTTGTTGCAAAAATAAGACAATATGGAAGAAAGATACAGTAGGAACCGAATTTATGTCCGCCCGGAAGAACAGCAACTCCTCAAGCATTTCCGCATCCTGCTGGGTGGTGCAGGTATCGGCAGTATTATAGCCGAGTGCGCATTGCGGTTCGGATTTGAAACCATTACCATCGTGGATGGCGACGTGGTGGAAGAATCAAACCTCAACCGCCAGAATTACCGGATGCAGGATATAGGTAAACCCAAAGCCGAAGCTTTGAAAGAGCATTTATTGAGTATCAATCCAAATGCTGACATTACGGCAATAAATACATTCATCGATGCCGGCAATGTGGAAGAACTGGTTAAAGAACAAGATGTTGCCATAAACGCATTGGATTTCCAGTCGGATATCCCGTTTGTTTTTGATGAATGGTGCCAGAAGTATAATGTCCCGGTCATACACCCCTATAATCTCGGTTGGGGCGGATTGGCATTTGTGGTGGAGCCTACAGGCCCGCAACTGAAAGACTTTACCGATAAATGGGAGAACTTTGAAGTACAGCTTATAGAGCGCATTGTGAATTACTTTAAACTCTGGGTACAACCCAAGCCGTGGATTGAAAAAATCATCACCCAATACAAAAATGAAAAAAGTATACTTCCGCCACCGCAACTTCCTATCGCTTCGTGGATAGCCGCCGGATTGTGCACCAACCTGTTGTTTTGCATTGCCACGGGGCAAAAGACAAAACGCTATCCAAAATTTTATCTGTCATCCATTATAGATGACAGGAATTAAACAGGGGAGACAAGTAAAGGTATTGTAAAGCTTCGAGCTCCACTTTGAATTATACTATATCAGCCTGTGGTGAATGGCAAAACCAAGGGCTTCGGTTATGTTACCCACGTTTAATTTCTCAAACAGTAACCGTTTATACCCCTTGATGGTATCGACCGACTTATGGATCTGTTCAGAAATTTCGTTCATCGTGCAGCCTTGTGCGGATAACCGGAGCACCTCTTTTTCATAATCCTCCAGTTCTACACCCGCATATTTGACCCATTTTTTATTTTCCGGATGATACCTCCAGCGCGAATTACAACCCTGACGGGAAATCTCGATATTACCGGCTTTCGTCTGTGAGGAGAGGGATACCGAGCATAACGCCAACCATATCCTGCCGTCCCTTGTCAAATGTAGCGGTGTGATTTCATGGTGGACAAGCATAGCCTTGCCTGACGGTTGTTTCATATGGAAATCGTAACCAAGCGTATATTCCAGCCGGTTCACAGGCGGAACAGACTCCGAGAACAAAAAACCTGCCCGGTTGATTTCCAGTAGAAGTGGCAGGTCTGCATCCGTCACACGTTCAAGATAAAAATCGTATCCCATATCCCTGACCTTTCCGGCAGGCATACCACAAAGGAATAAAGGGTTTTCAGACACATACAGGAAGTTTTTCCTGAAATAGTCAATGACGTAAATACTTACATAAGTAGTTCGTGAGAACGCATCCAAAAACTGAATATACCTTTCCATGGGTGCATAGTCCTCATCAGGGACAAAAAGAATTTCATTCTCCTGAATGAAAAAATCCTCTTTTTTAGCCATACAACACTCCTTTTAATAAAAACAGACGGATCTTACATCCGGAACTTAAGAAACACACTTTTGTGTCATTCCCTTTTGCCCCGACAACTGTACTTTTGTGTCCGTAAATATAAAAAAATAAATCTAAATAATGGATAAATTCATTACATTTTACGACAAATATACCATCTGGCAATTGTCGGAGGATAGTTTGCATGAACTTGCCGGATTTGTGGTGCGGGAAAACTACAAGCATCATTCCAATAGCCGGCCCAATATTCATTTCGATGCAGAAGTCGAAGCAGTATATCGGGAAGAAGTGCGTTATTTTAACCATTCACGGATATTTGT of the Petrimonas mucosa genome contains:
- a CDS encoding HesA/MoeB/ThiF family protein; translated protein: MEERYSRNRIYVRPEEQQLLKHFRILLGGAGIGSIIAECALRFGFETITIVDGDVVEESNLNRQNYRMQDIGKPKAEALKEHLLSINPNADITAINTFIDAGNVEELVKEQDVAINALDFQSDIPFVFDEWCQKYNVPVIHPYNLGWGGLAFVVEPTGPQLKDFTDKWENFEVQLIERIVNYFKLWVQPKPWIEKIITQYKNEKSILPPPQLPIASWIAAGLCTNLLFCIATGQKTKRYPKFYLSSIIDDRN
- a CDS encoding relaxase/mobilization nuclease domain-containing protein; the protein is MMAKITKGSSFKGVIKYVIDEKKETRILNSDGLRLKNLNTVIDGFVTQAGMNGRVSKPVGHVSLDFSAQDKEKLSDKVMVRIAHDYMQRMGITGTQYIIARHFDKEHPHIHLVFNRVDNNGKTISDSNDRYRSEKICKELTHKYGLYYSTGKENVKQHRLREPDKTRYEIYEALKTSVPRCRDWKQLIRELERSGIRTEFKTKGNTTTVEGVKFRKGGYTFNGSKVDRMFSYSKIDYQLKQNVRQSMRQDQAQSISATVHNSTESIVSGLGGLFDIRPASGHDDDQAYLYQQPKKKKKRRYGRQM
- a CDS encoding MobC family plasmid mobilization relaxosome protein: MKNDIENESMNTIKKGGRPAKKLGEKRKYTVSVKLDTREYISLRTKANSAGISRSEFIRQSISGSMIRPRITPELNGHIRKLSGMGNNLNQIARRANAEGYANARGEYLRLAVKIDDLIETLRNDG
- a CDS encoding response regulator transcription factor, with amino-acid sequence MAKKEDFFIQENEILFVPDEDYAPMERYIQFLDAFSRTTYVSIYVIDYFRKNFLYVSENPLFLCGMPAGKVRDMGYDFYLERVTDADLPLLLEINRAGFLFSESVPPVNRLEYTLGYDFHMKQPSGKAMLVHHEITPLHLTRDGRIWLALCSVSLSSQTKAGNIEISRQGCNSRWRYHPENKKWVKYAGVELEDYEKEVLRLSAQGCTMNEISEQIHKSVDTIKGYKRLLFEKLNVGNITEALGFAIHHRLI